The following proteins are encoded in a genomic region of Microcoleus sp. FACHB-68:
- the acs gene encoding acetate--CoA ligase, producing MSESSIESILQEKRLFPPAAEFSQNAHIKSLEDYQQLYERAKADPQKFWAELAEQELHWFQKWDTVLDWQPPFAKWFTGGKTNISYNCLDRHLTTWRKNKAALIWEGEPGDSRTLTYAQLHREVCQMANVLKQLGVQKGDLVGIYMPMIPEAAIAMLACARIGAPHTVVFGGFSAEALRDRLNDGKAKLVITADGGWRKDAAVPLKAQVDKALANNAVPSIQNVLVVKRTGQEIQMESGRDHWWHELQAGASADCPAEPMDSEDMLFVLYTSGSTGKPKGVVHTTAGYNLYTHMTTQWIFDLKDTDVYWCTADVGWITGHSYIVYGPLSNGATTLMYEGAPRASNPGCMWDIIEKYGVNVFYTAPTAIRAFIKMGEHLPNARNLSSLRLLGTVGEPINPEAWMWYHRVIGGERCPIVDTWWQTETGGIMITPLPGAIPSKPGSATLPFPGILADVVDLDGNSVGVNQGGYLAVKYPWPGMMRTVYGDDDRFRRTYWEHIPPKDGQYTYFAGDGARRDEDGYFWVMGRVDDVINVAGHRLGTMEIESALVSHPSVAEAAVVGKPDDIKGEDIVAFVTLEGTASPSDELNKALKQHVVSEIGAIARPGEIRFTDALPKTRSGKIMRRLLRNLAAGEEVAGDTSTLEDRGVLDKLREGA from the coding sequence ATGTCAGAATCCAGCATAGAATCAATCCTTCAAGAAAAACGCCTATTCCCTCCTGCTGCTGAATTCTCCCAGAACGCTCACATCAAGAGTCTGGAAGACTATCAACAGCTATATGAACGCGCCAAAGCTGACCCCCAGAAATTCTGGGCAGAATTGGCAGAACAAGAATTGCACTGGTTCCAGAAGTGGGACACTGTGCTGGATTGGCAGCCGCCGTTTGCCAAGTGGTTCACCGGCGGCAAAACGAATATTTCCTACAACTGCCTGGATCGGCACCTCACGACTTGGCGCAAAAATAAAGCTGCCCTAATTTGGGAAGGCGAACCCGGAGACTCGCGCACCCTCACCTATGCACAACTGCATCGGGAAGTCTGCCAGATGGCAAACGTTCTCAAACAGTTGGGTGTGCAAAAAGGCGATCTCGTCGGGATTTATATGCCGATGATTCCGGAAGCAGCAATTGCAATGCTGGCTTGTGCTCGGATTGGCGCACCGCATACGGTTGTTTTTGGTGGCTTTAGTGCAGAAGCGCTACGTGATCGCTTGAACGACGGCAAAGCAAAGCTGGTGATTACCGCCGATGGTGGGTGGCGCAAGGATGCGGCAGTTCCCCTTAAAGCTCAAGTCGATAAAGCTTTGGCGAATAACGCAGTTCCCAGTATCCAAAATGTCTTGGTTGTCAAGCGCACTGGGCAAGAAATCCAGATGGAATCCGGACGCGATCACTGGTGGCATGAGTTGCAAGCCGGCGCATCCGCAGATTGCCCTGCAGAACCGATGGATAGTGAGGATATGCTGTTTGTCCTCTACACCAGCGGCAGCACCGGCAAACCGAAAGGCGTGGTGCATACGACTGCCGGTTACAACCTCTACACCCACATGACAACCCAATGGATCTTTGACCTCAAAGATACCGATGTTTACTGGTGTACCGCTGATGTCGGCTGGATCACCGGCCACAGCTACATCGTCTATGGCCCACTCTCCAACGGTGCCACAACCTTGATGTACGAAGGTGCCCCTCGCGCCTCCAACCCCGGCTGTATGTGGGACATCATTGAAAAATACGGCGTCAACGTCTTCTATACCGCCCCCACTGCAATTCGGGCATTTATCAAAATGGGCGAACATTTGCCCAACGCCCGCAACCTGTCTTCCCTGCGCTTGCTGGGAACTGTGGGTGAACCGATTAACCCGGAAGCTTGGATGTGGTATCACCGGGTAATTGGTGGTGAACGTTGCCCCATTGTGGATACTTGGTGGCAGACGGAAACCGGCGGGATTATGATTACTCCCCTGCCTGGTGCAATTCCCTCCAAACCTGGTTCTGCAACGTTGCCTTTCCCCGGAATTCTGGCGGATGTTGTGGATTTGGACGGCAACTCGGTTGGCGTTAACCAAGGTGGGTATCTGGCGGTTAAATACCCCTGGCCCGGTATGATGCGGACAGTCTACGGCGATGACGATCGGTTCCGTCGCACCTACTGGGAGCATATTCCCCCCAAAGATGGCCAGTACACCTACTTTGCCGGCGATGGGGCGCGTCGTGACGAGGACGGTTATTTCTGGGTGATGGGACGTGTAGATGATGTGATTAACGTTGCCGGCCACCGGCTGGGTACGATGGAGATTGAATCAGCACTGGTGTCTCACCCGTCGGTTGCAGAGGCGGCGGTTGTAGGTAAACCGGATGACATTAAAGGCGAAGATATTGTGGCGTTTGTCACTTTGGAAGGAACGGCTAGCCCCAGCGATGAGTTGAATAAAGCTTTGAAGCAGCACGTTGTCAGTGAAATTGGGGCGATCGCTCGTCCAGGGGAAATCCGGTTTACGGATGCTTTGCCGAAGACGCGTTCCGGTAAAATCATGCGCCGGCTGTTGCGAAATCTGGCTGCCGGTGAGGAGGTTGCCGGTGATACTTCGACTTTAGAAGATCGGGGTGTGTTGGATAAGCTTCGTGAAGGCGCTTAA
- the truB gene encoding tRNA pseudouridine(55) synthase TruB yields MQGFVNLNKPAGFTSHDCVARMRRLLRIKRVGHAGTLDPAATGVLPIAVGNATRLLQFLRTDKAYRATIRLGIRTATDDLEGEILSQVPVSGLSRETVEEALMRSFVGKIQQVPPNYSAIQVQGKRLYDLARAGETIDVPARTVEIFKIEILDYRSADFPEIELAIACGPGTYIRAIARDLGAALNTGGTLARLIRTESSGFTLADSLTFDTFNEQLEQGAFQPISPAAVLAHLSAVTLAAAEARRWCQGQKILEFRDLIVNSGEDSSLESVSSKFNESLQNSTTVVRVHHEDSQLLGIGKLENLETEPVLIPQVVLNPIQ; encoded by the coding sequence GTGCAAGGGTTCGTAAACTTAAATAAGCCTGCCGGTTTTACCTCCCACGATTGTGTTGCGAGGATGCGCCGTCTATTGCGAATCAAGCGCGTGGGACACGCCGGCACCTTAGATCCGGCTGCCACCGGCGTCTTACCCATCGCTGTGGGCAATGCCACGCGGTTGCTGCAATTTCTCAGGACAGATAAGGCTTACCGGGCTACCATTCGCCTTGGCATCCGAACCGCGACGGATGACTTAGAAGGGGAAATTCTATCTCAGGTGCCGGTGTCTGGCTTGAGTCGGGAAACCGTGGAAGAGGCGCTGATGCGTTCGTTTGTGGGTAAAATCCAGCAGGTGCCACCGAACTACAGCGCAATTCAGGTGCAGGGAAAACGCCTGTATGACTTGGCGCGTGCCGGCGAAACGATTGACGTGCCGGCGCGAACGGTAGAGATATTCAAAATCGAAATTTTGGACTACAGATCGGCAGATTTTCCGGAAATTGAGCTGGCGATTGCCTGTGGCCCAGGAACCTATATCCGTGCCATTGCGCGGGATCTTGGCGCGGCTTTAAATACCGGCGGCACGCTGGCGCGTCTGATTCGCACGGAAAGCAGCGGGTTTACCTTGGCAGATAGCTTGACATTTGACACGTTCAATGAACAGCTAGAGCAAGGGGCATTTCAACCAATTTCACCGGCAGCCGTTTTAGCCCATTTAAGCGCTGTTACCTTGGCGGCAGCCGAAGCGCGGCGCTGGTGTCAGGGACAAAAAATTTTAGAGTTTAGGGATTTGATTGTAAATTCCGGTGAAGATAGCAGTTTAGAATCAGTAAGTTCTAAATTTAATGAGTCACTGCAAAATTCCACAACAGTTGTGCGAGTTCATCATGAAGATAGCCAACTTTTGGGGATTGGCAAGCTTGAGAATTTAGAAACAGAGCCGGTACTCATTCCTCAAGTTGTATTGAATCCAATTCAGTGA
- a CDS encoding S9 family peptidase: MAAPQIVAYGSWKSPITSDLIVSETIGLGPIAVDGEDIYWVEMRPAEGGRNVLVRRTPQGEITDRTPAGFNVRTRVHEYGGGSFAVADGTIYFSNFADQRLYRQLPDSEPQPLTPAGVDLRYADATIDRQRNRLICVREDFTGSSHEPANTLVSIPFAGGDSGEVLVSGDDFYASLRISPDGSQLCWLSWNHPNMPWDGTQLWVAQLNADGSLGDRQQIAGGVDESIFQPEWSPDGILYFVSDRTGWWNLYRWNAGEVEPLWEMAAEFGRPLWVFGMCTYTFASAERILCTYTQEGVWHLASLDTKAKQLEKIETPYTEISSLLVDAKGRGLILAGSPSESTAVVQLNLATGEMDVLRRSSEMSIDSGYLSTPQTIEFPTENGLTAYAFFYPPQNRDYTAPAGEKPPLLVKSHGGPTAAASSRLNLGIQYWTSRGFAFLDVNYGGSTGYGREYRQRLEKMWGVVDVDDCANGARYLAEQGLVDGERLTIAGGSAGGYTTLCALVFHDTFKAGASYYGVSDLEVLARDTHKFEARYLDRLIGPYPEQQDLYKQRSPIHYTDRLSCPVIFFQGKEDKVVPPNQAEMMVEALKAKGLPVAYVLFEGEQHGFRRAESIKRALDGEFYFYSRVFGFKPAEDLEPVLIENLSI; this comes from the coding sequence ATGGCTGCACCACAAATAGTTGCTTACGGTTCATGGAAATCGCCCATTACCTCAGATTTAATTGTCTCTGAGACAATTGGCTTAGGGCCGATCGCTGTAGATGGAGAAGATATCTACTGGGTGGAAATGCGACCGGCAGAAGGTGGACGCAACGTGTTAGTGCGACGAACGCCACAGGGAGAAATCACGGATCGCACGCCAGCCGGTTTCAATGTTCGCACCCGTGTTCACGAGTATGGGGGTGGTTCGTTTGCCGTGGCGGATGGCACGATTTATTTTTCCAATTTTGCCGATCAACGCCTCTACCGGCAACTCCCAGACTCGGAACCGCAACCGCTGACACCGGCAGGGGTGGATCTCCGCTATGCAGACGCCACCATTGATCGGCAACGCAACCGCCTGATCTGTGTGCGGGAAGACTTCACCGGCAGCAGTCATGAGCCGGCAAATACCTTAGTTAGCATTCCTTTTGCCGGCGGTGATAGTGGTGAAGTGCTGGTTTCGGGCGATGATTTTTATGCCTCACTGCGTATAAGTCCAGATGGTTCTCAGTTATGCTGGCTGAGTTGGAATCATCCCAATATGCCGTGGGATGGAACGCAACTATGGGTGGCGCAACTCAATGCAGATGGTTCCCTCGGTGATCGTCAACAAATTGCCGGTGGTGTGGATGAATCGATTTTTCAGCCTGAGTGGTCGCCAGATGGGATTCTATACTTTGTGAGTGACCGTACCGGCTGGTGGAATCTTTACCGTTGGAATGCCGGTGAAGTCGAACCGCTGTGGGAAATGGCCGCCGAGTTTGGGCGTCCCCTGTGGGTGTTCGGGATGTGTACCTACACCTTCGCCTCTGCGGAACGCATCCTTTGCACCTACACCCAAGAAGGCGTCTGGCATTTGGCAAGTCTTGACACTAAGGCAAAACAGCTCGAAAAAATTGAAACGCCTTACACAGAAATTTCATCCCTACTGGTCGATGCCAAAGGTCGTGGGTTGATCTTAGCCGGCTCACCTTCCGAATCTACCGCCGTCGTTCAGCTCAATTTAGCGACAGGTGAGATGGATGTGTTGCGCCGTTCCAGTGAAATGTCAATTGATAGCGGTTACTTGTCCACACCGCAAACGATTGAATTCCCCACCGAGAATGGGTTAACCGCCTATGCCTTCTTCTACCCACCCCAAAATCGTGACTACACTGCCCCAGCCGGCGAAAAACCGCCGCTACTGGTGAAAAGTCACGGAGGGCCAACCGCAGCAGCGAGCAGCCGGCTGAATTTGGGAATTCAATACTGGACGAGTCGCGGGTTTGCCTTCTTAGATGTTAATTATGGCGGCAGCACCGGCTATGGACGGGAATACCGGCAACGGCTGGAGAAAATGTGGGGTGTGGTGGATGTGGATGACTGTGCGAATGGGGCGCGTTATCTGGCTGAACAAGGTTTGGTGGATGGCGAACGGCTAACCATTGCCGGAGGCAGCGCCGGCGGCTATACAACCCTGTGTGCGCTGGTATTTCACGATACCTTTAAAGCCGGGGCCAGCTACTACGGCGTCAGCGATCTAGAAGTATTGGCAAGAGACACGCACAAGTTTGAAGCCCGCTACTTAGACCGGCTGATTGGCCCATATCCTGAACAGCAAGACCTTTACAAGCAGCGTTCTCCCATCCACTACACGGATCGTCTTTCTTGCCCGGTGATTTTTTTCCAGGGAAAGGAAGATAAAGTGGTTCCGCCAAACCAAGCGGAGATGATGGTGGAGGCGCTAAAAGCCAAAGGGTTGCCGGTTGCCTATGTGTTGTTTGAGGGTGAACAACACGGTTTCCGTCGTGCTGAGAGTATAAAACGTGCGCTTGATGGGGAATTTTACTTCTATTCGCGGGTTTTTGGGTTTAAACCGGCTGAGGATTTAGAGCCTGTGTTGATTGAGAACTTGTCAATCTAA
- a CDS encoding cytochrome P450 translates to MTQDIFDLPGPEGNSLVGNLADFGRNPLEFMTECVRKYGDITPLRLGLAPACVLANPEYIQYVLKERELFVKSRGLKALKTLLGEGLLSSEGDSWFRQRRLTQPIFHQKRIAGYGEVMVAYTERMLESWKDGETRDVHADMMRLTLNIVMKTIFNSDVTEGEAKDVAHALDVAMDWFESKRKQGFLILEWFPRPENIRYRNAIQQLDKNIYNIINQRRVSGEDQGDLLSMLMQAQDEEDGSKMTDKQLRDEAATLILAGHETTANTLAWTWMLLSQYPEARTKLQEELKEVLGDRVPTMADLPRLRYTDMVIKEAMRLYPAVATMGRQTIKDCEIGGYQVPAGCAIIMSQWVMHRHPRYFEDPEQFKPERWAGDLEKQLPRGVYFPFGDGPRICIGKGFALMEAVLLLATIAQKFQLNLVPEHPIVPQPSITLRPEHGIKVTLKNR, encoded by the coding sequence ATGACTCAAGATATCTTCGACTTACCTGGGCCAGAAGGAAATTCCCTAGTCGGCAACCTTGCCGACTTTGGTCGTAATCCGCTGGAGTTTATGACTGAATGTGTTCGGAAATATGGGGATATTACCCCTCTGCGCTTAGGCTTAGCACCAGCCTGTGTGCTAGCCAACCCTGAATATATCCAGTATGTCTTGAAAGAGCGAGAATTATTTGTTAAAAGTCGTGGGTTGAAGGCGTTAAAAACCTTGCTGGGCGAAGGACTTTTAAGCAGTGAGGGAGATTCTTGGTTTCGCCAGCGACGCCTTACTCAACCGATCTTCCATCAAAAGCGAATTGCTGGGTATGGGGAGGTCATGGTTGCTTATACTGAGCGAATGCTTGAAAGCTGGAAAGATGGAGAAACTCGTGATGTCCACGCAGACATGATGCGTCTGACTTTAAATATTGTGATGAAAACGATATTTAACAGTGATGTCACCGAAGGCGAAGCGAAAGATGTAGCCCATGCCCTTGATGTGGCGATGGATTGGTTTGAAAGTAAGCGGAAACAAGGATTTTTAATTCTGGAATGGTTTCCCAGACCAGAAAATATCCGCTACAGAAATGCGATCCAGCAGTTGGATAAAAATATTTACAACATCATCAATCAGCGCCGTGTTAGCGGAGAAGATCAAGGAGATTTACTCTCGATGTTAATGCAAGCGCAAGATGAAGAAGATGGCAGCAAAATGACCGATAAACAGTTGCGCGATGAAGCGGCAACTTTAATATTAGCTGGACATGAAACTACCGCCAATACTTTAGCATGGACATGGATGCTTTTATCTCAATATCCGGAAGCGCGAACTAAATTGCAAGAAGAGTTAAAAGAGGTATTGGGAGATCGCGTCCCTACGATGGCTGACTTACCGCGTTTGCGCTACACAGACATGGTGATCAAGGAAGCCATGCGGCTTTATCCAGCAGTGGCAACGATGGGGCGTCAAACGATTAAAGATTGCGAAATTGGCGGCTATCAAGTGCCGGCAGGCTGCGCGATCATCATGAGTCAGTGGGTAATGCACCGGCATCCCCGTTATTTTGAAGATCCAGAACAGTTTAAACCAGAACGTTGGGCCGGCGACCTCGAAAAACAGCTTCCACGAGGCGTATACTTTCCCTTTGGAGATGGCCCCCGAATTTGCATCGGCAAAGGTTTTGCCCTAATGGAAGCGGTTTTACTGCTAGCAACAATTGCTCAAAAGTTTCAACTTAATCTTGTGCCAGAACACCCCATTGTTCCTCAACCATCCATCACTTTACGACCGGAACACGGCATTAAAGTCACTCTAAAAAACCGTTGA
- a CDS encoding rhomboid family intramembrane serine protease — translation MSRDDTKSIARELKTQATILGGLIALIWILELVDLFVFRGALNSYGIVPRRVFGLRGILFAPFLHGNLVHLMANTVPFLTLGWLVMLQETSDFFAVSAVTMVVSGLGVWLFGSPGIHIGASGVIFGYLGFLLLRGFFERNIPSIFLSLIVGFFYGGLIWGVLPAQVGISWEGHLFGFLGGALAARMLARRKQPA, via the coding sequence ATGAGCAGGGATGACACAAAATCAATTGCCCGTGAATTGAAAACCCAAGCCACGATCTTAGGTGGGTTGATCGCCCTCATCTGGATTTTGGAACTTGTGGATCTGTTTGTGTTCAGAGGAGCATTAAATTCTTATGGGATTGTACCGCGCCGAGTATTCGGGCTGCGCGGCATCCTATTCGCGCCCTTCCTTCACGGGAATTTAGTTCATTTGATGGCAAACACCGTACCCTTTCTGACGCTTGGCTGGTTGGTGATGCTACAAGAAACCAGCGACTTTTTTGCAGTTAGCGCTGTAACAATGGTTGTCAGTGGTTTAGGTGTTTGGCTATTTGGATCGCCAGGGATTCACATTGGCGCAAGCGGTGTGATTTTTGGCTATCTGGGTTTCCTGCTGCTGCGCGGCTTTTTTGAACGTAATATTCCCTCCATTTTCCTGTCATTAATTGTCGGCTTTTTCTACGGAGGCTTGATCTGGGGTGTATTGCCGGCACAAGTTGGAATTTCCTGGGAAGGGCACTTGTTTGGATTTTTAGGCGGTGCATTAGCTGCACGAATGCTAGCACGACGCAAGCAACCGGCATAG
- a CDS encoding Nif11-like leader peptide family natural product precursor produces MSKQSATQFLSVAARNTEVQENFKSVNNPEEFVQVAEELGYNFTTEELKDVVKEHSEGVTLRRKTGVWHWLRRVNWI; encoded by the coding sequence ATGTCTAAACAAAGTGCTACGCAATTTTTATCCGTTGCTGCTCGTAATACCGAGGTTCAAGAAAATTTTAAATCAGTTAACAACCCGGAAGAATTTGTACAAGTTGCCGAAGAGTTGGGTTATAACTTTACAACTGAAGAGTTGAAAGATGTTGTTAAAGAACACAGTGAGGGCGTTACGCTCAGAAGGAAAACCGGCGTTTGGCACTGGCTACGTCGCGTTAATTGGATTTAA
- a CDS encoding 4a-hydroxytetrahydrobiopterin dehydratase, with amino-acid sequence MTNLTTEKCSACHDGAPRATEEEIAELKPHIPDWDIVEEEGEQRLQRSYNFPDFKTALAFTNSIGDAAEEVGHHPALLTEWGKVTVTWWTHAISGLHRNDFIMASRTDDIVSKFTQKN; translated from the coding sequence ATGACCAACCTTACGACAGAAAAATGTTCTGCCTGCCATGACGGTGCACCCCGCGCCACTGAGGAAGAAATTGCTGAACTCAAACCCCATATTCCTGATTGGGATATTGTGGAGGAAGAGGGAGAACAGCGCTTACAACGCAGCTACAATTTTCCAGATTTTAAAACGGCATTAGCGTTCACAAACAGTATCGGAGATGCTGCCGAAGAAGTAGGACATCACCCAGCATTACTCACGGAATGGGGGAAGGTTACGGTTACTTGGTGGACTCATGCTATTTCTGGACTTCACCGGAACGATTTTATTATGGCGTCGAGAACTGATGACATTGTGAGCAAATTTACACAGAAGAATTGA
- a CDS encoding glycosyltransferase family 2 protein, whose protein sequence is MLQKVAVVIPCFNVKKHILEVIDKIGSEVNLIYVIDDKCPEATGDYVNSYCQDSRVKVIFHPTNRGVGGAVVSGYREAIAAGATIIIKIDGDGQMEPALIPKFIKPIAGDLADYVKGNRFFDLDLLASMPKLRLIGNALLSFVSKMCSGYWDIMDPTNGYTAIHASVLKMIPLHKLDKRYFFESDMLFRLNTVRAVVYDLPMAAKYGEEISHLKIGRVMLIFPCKYINRFFKRIFYNYFLRDFNIGSVELIVAIILISLGLIFGLYNWYLSIQRGIPATSGTVMLASLPIILGFQSLLAAINYDVTNVPKMPVHKIWESLE, encoded by the coding sequence ATGCTTCAAAAAGTTGCTGTTGTGATTCCCTGCTTTAACGTTAAAAAGCATATTTTGGAAGTTATTGATAAAATTGGATCTGAGGTGAATTTAATTTATGTGATTGATGATAAGTGTCCAGAGGCAACGGGCGATTATGTTAATAGCTATTGTCAAGATTCACGGGTAAAAGTTATCTTTCATCCAACGAATAGAGGCGTAGGAGGTGCCGTTGTTTCTGGGTATAGGGAAGCAATAGCTGCCGGCGCAACGATTATTATTAAAATTGATGGGGATGGACAAATGGAACCTGCCTTAATTCCCAAGTTTATTAAACCTATTGCCGGCGATTTGGCAGATTATGTTAAAGGCAATCGATTTTTTGATTTAGATTTACTGGCATCTATGCCGAAGCTAAGGCTAATCGGAAATGCCTTGCTGTCTTTTGTAAGTAAAATGTGTAGTGGATATTGGGATATTATGGACCCAACGAATGGCTATACCGCTATTCATGCAAGTGTTTTAAAAATGATTCCTCTGCATAAATTAGATAAAAGATATTTCTTTGAAAGTGATATGCTATTTCGATTAAATACCGTGCGTGCAGTAGTTTATGATTTGCCGATGGCTGCAAAGTATGGGGAGGAAATTAGCCATCTCAAAATCGGCAGAGTTATGTTAATTTTTCCCTGCAAGTATATCAACCGTTTTTTTAAACGAATTTTTTACAATTACTTTTTACGGGATTTTAATATTGGTTCGGTTGAGTTAATTGTTGCTATTATTTTAATCAGCCTGGGATTAATATTTGGATTGTATAATTGGTATTTAAGCATTCAACGAGGAATACCGGCAACCAGTGGTACAGTCATGCTAGCGTCTCTCCCGATTATTCTGGGATTTCAATCCTTATTGGCAGCAATTAACTATGATGTGACAAATGTCCCGAAAATGCCGGTTCACAAAATATGGGAAAGTTTGGAATAA
- a CDS encoding TIGR02450 family Trp-rich protein → MPKKQKFPYLVGSKWTAQQKMWGWRHFQVANRKNQGEWVFAEMVASCDPDVRFWINSKILKDRSQWQPGWQSLKEMGETQEEEMCFHVD, encoded by the coding sequence ATGCCTAAAAAACAAAAATTTCCTTACCTAGTTGGCTCCAAATGGACAGCCCAGCAAAAAATGTGGGGTTGGCGTCATTTTCAAGTTGCTAACCGCAAAAATCAAGGCGAGTGGGTATTTGCGGAAATGGTTGCTTCTTGCGATCCAGATGTCCGGTTTTGGATTAACTCCAAAATCTTAAAAGATCGTTCCCAGTGGCAACCGGGCTGGCAATCTTTAAAAGAAATGGGTGAAACTCAAGAAGAAGAGATGTGCTTTCATGTAGACTAA
- a CDS encoding class I SAM-dependent methyltransferase, with protein sequence MFVEIEPNFLRTIATDSDRVPTLYYSKYWPVRQVFWMRLKMINFHLQRLQISKDSCLDFGGGGGVFLPTLTRHFQTVFFLDLEDIEARQVAEKHQLNNVKIIKDDVAVVKIPQASFDAIIAADVLEHFQDLSVPASILRSWLKPNGVLLTSLPTENFIYIGLRKVFGITKPADHYHTGSEVESYLKSHGFKQIRRTFVPLYWNIFPLFLVSAWQRDENYSNL encoded by the coding sequence ATGTTTGTTGAGATTGAGCCAAATTTTCTTCGCACCATTGCCACCGACTCGGATCGGGTTCCCACGCTGTATTACTCTAAATATTGGCCGGTGAGGCAAGTGTTTTGGATGCGATTGAAGATGATTAACTTTCACCTGCAACGCCTGCAAATTTCCAAAGATTCTTGTCTGGATTTTGGCGGAGGTGGTGGTGTATTTTTACCAACGCTTACGCGTCACTTTCAAACGGTTTTTTTTCTGGATTTAGAAGATATTGAAGCACGACAAGTTGCTGAAAAGCATCAATTAAATAATGTTAAAATCATTAAAGATGATGTAGCGGTTGTCAAAATTCCTCAAGCGTCTTTTGATGCGATTATTGCTGCTGACGTTTTAGAACATTTTCAGGATTTATCGGTGCCGGCATCTATCCTGAGAAGTTGGTTAAAACCGAATGGTGTCTTGCTGACTTCATTGCCAACAGAAAATTTTATTTACATCGGCTTACGCAAAGTCTTTGGAATTACGAAGCCGGCTGATCACTATCACACCGGCAGCGAAGTAGAATCTTATCTAAAATCTCATGGATTCAAGCAAATTCGCAGAACCTTTGTTCCTTTATATTGGAATATATTCCCCTTGTTTCTCGTAAGCGCTTGGCAGCGTGATGAAAATTATAGCAATTTATAA